A section of the Pseudomonas prosekii genome encodes:
- the macA gene encoding macrolide transporter subunit MacA, with product MEKSKLRKIGLALGLAAVAGLIFYTVQAPAEPPQYLLASVERADIENAVLATGLLEGIKQVDVGAQVSGQMKSLKVKLGDKVKKGQWLAEIDPLVLQNTLRQAQVDEENLQAQRRATLAQLKQTQAVYSRYRDLQEDASISRQDFESAESAYDVQRANLLSLDAQIKSAHIQIDTAKVNLAYTRIVAPIDGDVVGIVTQEGQTVIAQQLAPVLLKLADLDTMTVKAQVSEADVIHITPGQDVYFTILGEDKRYYGKLRGTEPAPQNFLETQTAGTPKQNTAVFYNALFDVPNPDHRLRIAMTAQVRIVLDTATSVLTVPVAALGPRNSDGTFPVRVLDAKGQAQTRNVQTGINNNVKVQVNQGLAEGDKVVIGDPLPAVAGS from the coding sequence ATGGAAAAGTCGAAGCTACGCAAAATCGGTTTGGCGCTGGGACTGGCTGCGGTGGCCGGGTTGATTTTCTACACCGTGCAGGCGCCGGCCGAGCCGCCGCAATACCTGCTGGCCAGCGTCGAGCGGGCGGACATTGAAAACGCCGTGTTGGCCACCGGTTTGCTCGAAGGCATCAAGCAGGTCGATGTCGGCGCGCAAGTGTCCGGACAAATGAAGTCGCTCAAGGTCAAGCTCGGCGACAAGGTGAAAAAGGGCCAATGGCTGGCGGAAATCGATCCGCTGGTGCTGCAGAACACCTTGCGCCAGGCCCAGGTCGACGAAGAAAACCTGCAAGCGCAACGCCGCGCCACGCTGGCCCAACTCAAGCAGACGCAGGCGGTTTACTCGCGTTATCGCGACTTGCAGGAAGACGCCTCGATCTCCCGACAGGATTTCGAATCCGCCGAATCCGCTTACGACGTGCAGCGCGCCAACCTGTTGTCCCTCGATGCGCAAATCAAGAGCGCGCACATTCAGATCGACACCGCCAAGGTCAATCTCGCCTATACGCGAATCGTCGCGCCGATTGACGGCGACGTGGTCGGCATCGTCACCCAGGAAGGGCAAACGGTGATCGCCCAGCAACTGGCGCCGGTGCTGCTGAAACTGGCGGACCTGGACACCATGACCGTCAAGGCGCAGGTCTCGGAGGCCGACGTGATTCACATCACGCCGGGGCAGGACGTTTATTTCACCATTCTCGGCGAGGACAAACGCTACTACGGCAAACTGCGCGGCACCGAACCGGCGCCGCAAAACTTCCTCGAAACCCAGACTGCCGGCACGCCGAAACAGAACACTGCGGTGTTCTACAACGCGCTGTTCGATGTGCCAAACCCGGACCATCGTTTGCGCATCGCCATGACTGCGCAGGTGCGCATCGTCCTCGATACCGCCACCTCGGTTTTGACCGTGCCGGTCGCGGCGCTGGGGCCGCGCAACAGCGACGGCACATTTCCGGTGCGCGTGCTGGATGCCAAGGGTCAGGCGCAAACGCGCAACGTGCAAACCGGGATCAACAACAACGTCAAAGTTCAGGTCAACCAAGGCCTGGCCGAGGGCGACAAAGTGGTGATTGGCGATCCGCTGCCCGCCGTGGCCGGGAGCTGA
- a CDS encoding MacB family efflux pump subunit, whose amino-acid sequence MSQPLLELQGITRSFMAGEREFLALKDISLTIHSGEMVAIIGASGSGKSTLMNILGCLDYATAGSYKINGLETRELDDQALAELRRDYFGFIFQRYHLLPHLSAMHNVEMPAIYAGTAEVKRHGRARDLLARLGLSGHLTHRPSQLSGGQQQRVSIARALMNGGEVILADEPTGALDTTSGKEVMRILLELHAAGHTVILVTHDPKVAANAQRIIEVSDGQILSDRRNERAEQPLSAEPSTTLKPNGTRRLVASLGLFKEAFNMAWVALISHRMRTLLTMLGIVIGITSVVSISAIGEGAKGYVLKDIQAIGSNTIDVYSGTSFGDSRATAIETLVPADVLALSQLYYVDSATPVVGRNLLLRFRNIDLNAQVNGVSDQYFKVKGLKMAAGIAFSESDARRQAQVVVIDHNTRLRLFGAGVDPLGQVILIGNLPCTVIGVTAENKNIFAASKLLNVWVPYETAAGRLLGQRYLDSITVRIKDGQPSKVVEDHVNKLLLQRHGSKDFFTNNLDSIMQTVQKTSRSLALLLSLIAVISLLVGGIGVMNIMLVSVTERTREIGIRMAVGARQSDIRQQFLVEAVMVCLIGGVIGISLSYAIGYLFSLFVKEWQMVFSMGSIITAFACSTLIGIVFGFVPARNAARLDPIEALARD is encoded by the coding sequence ATGAGCCAGCCATTACTCGAACTTCAGGGCATCACCCGCAGTTTCATGGCCGGCGAGCGTGAGTTTCTCGCGCTCAAGGACATCAGCCTGACGATCCATTCCGGGGAAATGGTGGCGATTATCGGCGCTTCCGGTTCCGGCAAATCGACCTTGATGAACATCCTCGGTTGCCTCGATTACGCGACGGCCGGCAGCTACAAAATCAATGGCCTGGAAACCCGCGAACTGGACGATCAGGCGTTGGCCGAGCTGCGCCGCGACTACTTCGGTTTCATCTTTCAGCGTTACCACTTGCTGCCGCACCTGAGCGCGATGCACAACGTCGAGATGCCGGCGATCTATGCCGGCACCGCCGAGGTCAAGCGTCATGGCCGCGCCAGGGACCTGCTGGCGCGGCTGGGTTTGTCCGGGCATCTGACGCATCGGCCGAGCCAGCTCTCGGGCGGGCAACAGCAGCGCGTGAGTATCGCCCGCGCCTTGATGAACGGCGGTGAAGTGATTCTCGCCGACGAGCCGACCGGCGCGCTCGACACCACCAGCGGCAAGGAAGTCATGCGCATCCTGCTGGAGCTGCATGCGGCCGGGCACACGGTGATCCTTGTCACCCACGACCCGAAAGTCGCCGCCAACGCGCAACGGATCATCGAGGTCAGCGATGGCCAGATCCTCAGCGACCGGCGCAACGAACGCGCCGAGCAGCCGTTGTCCGCCGAGCCATCAACCACGCTCAAACCGAACGGCACGCGGCGGCTGGTGGCGAGCCTCGGCTTGTTCAAGGAAGCGTTCAACATGGCGTGGGTGGCGCTGATTTCCCATCGCATGCGCACGCTGCTGACCATGCTCGGGATTGTCATCGGCATCACCTCGGTGGTGTCGATTTCGGCCATCGGCGAAGGCGCCAAGGGCTACGTGCTCAAGGACATTCAGGCGATCGGCAGCAACACCATCGACGTCTATTCCGGCACCAGTTTCGGCGACAGTCGGGCGACCGCGATTGAAACCCTGGTGCCGGCGGACGTGCTCGCGCTGAGCCAGTTGTATTACGTCGACAGCGCCACCCCGGTGGTCGGACGCAACCTGTTGCTGCGCTTTCGCAACATCGACCTGAATGCCCAGGTCAACGGCGTCAGCGATCAATATTTCAAGGTCAAGGGCCTGAAAATGGCGGCCGGCATTGCCTTCAGCGAAAGCGATGCGCGACGCCAGGCGCAAGTGGTGGTGATTGATCACAACACGCGTCTGCGGCTGTTCGGTGCCGGGGTCGATCCGCTGGGGCAGGTGATCCTGATCGGCAATTTGCCGTGCACAGTGATCGGGGTCACTGCCGAGAACAAGAACATCTTCGCCGCGAGCAAATTGCTCAACGTCTGGGTGCCTTACGAAACCGCCGCCGGACGTTTGTTGGGCCAACGTTATCTGGACAGCATCACCGTGCGGATCAAGGACGGCCAGCCGAGCAAAGTGGTGGAAGATCACGTCAACAAGCTGTTGCTGCAGCGCCACGGCAGCAAGGATTTTTTCACCAATAACCTCGACAGCATCATGCAAACGGTGCAGAAAACCAGCCGCTCACTGGCGCTGTTGTTGTCGTTGATCGCGGTGATTTCGTTGCTGGTCGGCGGCATTGGCGTGATGAACATCATGCTGGTGTCGGTGACCGAGCGCACCCGTGAGATCGGCATCCGCATGGCGGTCGGCGCCCGCCAATCGGACATTCGTCAGCAATTTCTGGTGGAAGCGGTGATGGTTTGCCTGATTGGCGGGGTGATCGGCATTTCGCTGTCATACGCCATCGGCTATCTGTTTTCGCTGTTCGTCAAGGAATGGCAAATGGTCTTCTCGATGGGCTCGATCATCACCGCATTTGCCTGCTCGACATTAATCGGCATCGTGTTCGGTTTTGTCCCGGCGCGCAACGCGGCGCGCCTGGACCCGATTGAAGCGCTGGCGCGCGATTGA
- a CDS encoding helix-turn-helix transcriptional regulator, giving the protein MNTQILFPHIGRVIASTGTRGFAQMLHELMLTRLAIDATHISQTNVDAHGHLQTQTCGCWLGAQLTSLPTTETSPQLHMSRRDGNVRYLVSVHRSPHAVDFSAQDRRLFEGFAPLLLPMVEKHVAALHHAAIGLEHANASSEGQRLDVLRQRFSERLVQSGLRLSNRELEVCIGLLAGSTAPELAQQFNLKANTVESYLKRAAIKMGISGRHSLKRWMYSAQDRAATETSFTLA; this is encoded by the coding sequence ATGAATACACAAATTCTGTTTCCGCACATTGGCAGAGTCATTGCCAGCACTGGCACGCGCGGTTTTGCGCAGATGCTCCACGAGCTGATGCTCACCCGCCTGGCCATCGACGCCACGCACATTTCGCAAACCAATGTCGACGCCCACGGCCATTTGCAGACGCAAACCTGTGGCTGCTGGCTCGGCGCGCAATTGACGTCCCTGCCCACCACCGAGACTTCGCCGCAATTGCACATGAGCCGCCGCGACGGCAATGTGCGTTATCTGGTCTCGGTGCATCGATCGCCGCACGCTGTGGACTTTTCCGCGCAGGATCGACGGCTTTTCGAAGGTTTCGCCCCGCTGCTGCTGCCGATGGTGGAAAAACACGTCGCCGCCCTGCATCACGCCGCCATCGGCCTCGAACACGCGAACGCAAGCAGCGAAGGCCAGCGCCTCGACGTGTTGCGCCAGCGTTTTTCCGAGCGCCTGGTGCAATCCGGTTTGCGCCTGTCCAATCGCGAACTGGAAGTGTGCATCGGCTTGCTCGCCGGCAGCACCGCGCCCGAGTTGGCGCAGCAGTTCAACCTCAAGGCCAATACGGTCGAAAGCTACCTCAAGCGCGCCGCGATAAAAATGGGCATCAGTGGCCGCCATTCACTGAAACGCTGGATGTATTCAGCGCAGGACCGCGCGGCCACCGAGACGTCCTTCACGCTGGCCTGA
- a CDS encoding MFS transporter has product MTNLNTPTSFVPGRLEQMSTRVAFFIAGFGIAAWAPLVPYAKARAGLDEGTLGLLLLCLGVGSIIAMPLAGLLATRFGCRRVVSAGVLLICAALPLLATVSSIPALIAALFMFGAGLGTVDSTVNLQAVIVERASGKTMMSGFHGLFSLGGIVGAAGVSALLGLGVSPLGATLVVNVMLIVALLKAAPHLLPYGSESSGPAFAVPHGIVLFIGMMCFIVFLTEGAVLDWSAVFLASERGIDTAYAGLGYAAFALTMTAGRLTGDAIVRRLGATKVMVFGGLTAAVGLALATFAPSWQAALVGYALVGAGCSNIVPVLYTAVGKQTVMPESIAVPAITTLGYAGILAGPALIGFVAHGSSLSFAFGLMAVLLVAVAIGGKVLKV; this is encoded by the coding sequence ATGACCAACCTCAACACCCCCACCTCATTTGTGCCCGGACGCCTGGAGCAGATGTCCACCCGCGTGGCTTTTTTCATCGCCGGTTTCGGCATCGCCGCGTGGGCGCCGCTGGTGCCTTACGCCAAGGCGCGTGCCGGGCTGGACGAAGGCACGCTCGGTTTGCTGCTGTTGTGCCTGGGCGTCGGGTCGATTATTGCGATGCCGCTGGCGGGGTTGCTGGCCACACGTTTTGGCTGTCGGCGGGTGGTCAGTGCCGGGGTGTTGTTGATTTGTGCGGCGCTGCCATTGTTGGCGACGGTGTCGTCGATTCCGGCGCTGATTGCGGCGTTGTTCATGTTTGGTGCCGGGCTGGGCACGGTGGATTCGACGGTGAATCTGCAAGCGGTGATTGTCGAGCGCGCCAGCGGCAAAACCATGATGTCGGGTTTTCATGGCTTGTTCAGTCTCGGCGGGATCGTCGGCGCGGCGGGTGTCAGCGCCCTCCTCGGCCTCGGCGTTTCGCCGCTCGGCGCGACGCTGGTGGTGAATGTGATGCTGATTGTCGCGCTGCTCAAAGCGGCGCCGCATCTGTTGCCGTATGGCAGCGAAAGTTCCGGGCCGGCGTTTGCCGTGCCGCATGGCATCGTGCTGTTTATCGGGATGATGTGCTTTATCGTTTTTCTCACCGAAGGCGCGGTGCTCGACTGGAGCGCGGTGTTCCTGGCGTCGGAACGCGGGATCGACACGGCGTATGCCGGGCTCGGTTATGCGGCATTCGCGCTGACCATGACCGCCGGGCGTCTGACCGGCGATGCGATTGTGCGGCGCCTCGGCGCGACCAAAGTGATGGTGTTTGGCGGGCTGACGGCGGCGGTAGGTCTGGCGCTGGCGACATTTGCGCCGAGCTGGCAGGCAGCGTTGGTGGGTTATGCGCTGGTCGGCGCCGGGTGCTCGAACATTGTGCCGGTCCTGTACACCGCCGTGGGCAAACAAACGGTCATGCCGGAAAGCATTGCCGTACCGGCGATTACCACACTCGGCTACGCCGGGATCCTCGCCGGACCGGCACTGATCGGCTTCGTCGCTCATGGCAGCAGCCTGAGCTTCGCGTTCGGGCTGATGGCCGTGTTGCTGGTGGCCGTGGCGATTGGCGGGAAAGTGTTGAAGGTGTGA
- a CDS encoding diaminopimelate epimerase encodes MTPFYDARGNIYAVMTPDALRRNGIELAANARDAAQTREEWALLAIEAFCSWAPGTQPLGAKQHRCDGLLIGPFQTSPPFDLLIVNTDGTLAERSGNGLTIFSQALSEQGLLGNQQDCVLKVHHDKTDAVSPVETSVKPAEVDGVHGFWLDLGKPAFGPQAVGARDVQTVMLNACEVSHVPPLSALSPAWAHSQFVRIGNPHCVTLVADVDALPSNQQMREAPLAEGLTRIAFAMPSGGGQPCAAGVNLQWAALESAGQLRARVFERGEGPTASSGTSASAVACAAWRVGWVQAGPVQVKMPGGTAPVLLEEQGGELSRVRLFGTARLIG; translated from the coding sequence ATGACGCCGTTCTATGACGCTCGAGGCAATATCTACGCGGTGATGACGCCAGACGCACTACGCCGCAACGGCATCGAACTGGCGGCAAACGCCCGCGACGCGGCGCAGACCCGCGAGGAGTGGGCGTTGCTGGCCATCGAGGCTTTCTGCAGTTGGGCACCCGGCACTCAGCCACTCGGCGCCAAACAACATCGCTGCGACGGCCTGCTGATCGGGCCGTTCCAGACGTCGCCACCTTTCGATCTGCTCATCGTCAACACTGACGGCACGCTTGCCGAGCGCAGTGGCAATGGCTTGACGATTTTCTCGCAAGCGCTGAGTGAGCAAGGTTTGCTGGGCAATCAGCAGGACTGTGTGCTCAAGGTTCATCACGATAAAACCGACGCTGTCTCACCCGTGGAAACCTCGGTGAAACCCGCCGAGGTCGACGGCGTCCACGGCTTCTGGCTGGACCTCGGCAAACCTGCGTTCGGCCCGCAGGCCGTCGGTGCGCGGGATGTTCAAACGGTGATGTTGAACGCTTGCGAAGTCAGTCATGTGCCGCCGTTATCGGCGCTGAGTCCCGCATGGGCGCACAGCCAGTTTGTGCGGATTGGCAATCCGCATTGCGTGACGCTGGTGGCGGACGTCGATGCCTTGCCGAGCAATCAGCAGATGCGTGAAGCGCCGCTGGCTGAAGGGCTGACGCGGATTGCTTTCGCCATGCCGAGCGGAGGCGGGCAGCCGTGTGCGGCGGGGGTGAATTTGCAATGGGCGGCGCTGGAATCTGCCGGGCAACTGCGCGCGCGGGTGTTTGAGCGAGGGGAAGGGCCGACGGCTTCGTCGGGCACTAGCGCGAGTGCGGTGGCGTGCGCGGCTTGGCGGGTTGGGTGGGTTCAAGCCGGGCCAGTGCAGGTCAAAATGCCCGGCGGGACGGCGCCGGTTTTGCTGGAAGAGCAGGGCGGTGAATTGAGTCGGGTGAGGTTGTTTGGTACGGCGCGGTTGATCGGGTGA
- the codA gene encoding cytosine deaminase produces the protein MHIINARLRNQEGLHELHLENGLIGNIARQTEAPTLGPGDLDAGGNLVVPPFVEPHIHLDATLTAGEPRWNMSGTLFEGIECWGERKATITLEDTKTRAKKTIQTLAAHGIQHVRTHVDVTDSSLTALKAMLEVREESRHLIDLQIVAFPQEGIESYRNGRELMEEAIRMGADVIGGIPHFEYTRDQGVSSIKFLMDLAERTGCLVDVHCDETDDPHSRFLEVLAEEARSRDMGARVTASHTTAMGSYDNAYCAKLFRLLGHSGINFVSCPTESIHLQGRFDNFPKRRGVTRVNELLEAGMNVCFGQDSIVDPWYPLGNGNILRVLEAGLHICHMLGYRNLQSALDLVTDNSAKTMALGDRYGLERGRPANLLILSADSDYEVIRSQGLPLYSIRGGEVLMKRQMPSVEWPQQV, from the coding sequence ATGCACATCATCAACGCCCGCCTGCGCAACCAAGAAGGCCTGCATGAATTGCACCTGGAAAACGGCCTGATCGGCAACATCGCCCGCCAGACCGAAGCCCCGACCCTCGGCCCCGGTGACCTCGACGCCGGCGGCAACCTGGTGGTGCCGCCCTTCGTCGAGCCGCACATTCACCTCGACGCCACGCTGACCGCCGGCGAGCCGCGCTGGAACATGAGCGGCACGCTGTTCGAAGGCATCGAATGCTGGGGCGAGCGCAAAGCGACGATCACCCTCGAAGACACCAAGACCCGCGCCAAGAAGACCATCCAGACCCTCGCCGCCCACGGCATCCAGCATGTCCGTACGCACGTCGATGTCACTGATTCGAGCCTCACTGCGCTCAAAGCCATGCTCGAAGTGCGCGAAGAAAGTCGACACCTGATCGACCTGCAAATCGTCGCGTTCCCGCAGGAAGGCATCGAGTCGTACCGCAACGGGCGCGAGCTGATGGAAGAAGCGATTCGCATGGGCGCCGACGTGATCGGCGGCATTCCGCACTTCGAATACACCCGTGATCAAGGCGTCAGTTCGATCAAGTTCCTGATGGACCTGGCCGAGCGTACCGGTTGCCTGGTCGACGTGCATTGCGATGAAACCGACGACCCGCATTCGCGCTTCCTCGAGGTGCTGGCCGAAGAAGCACGCAGCCGTGACATGGGGGCGCGCGTCACCGCCAGCCACACCACGGCGATGGGCTCCTACGACAATGCCTACTGCGCCAAGCTGTTCCGTTTGCTCGGGCATTCGGGAATCAATTTTGTCTCCTGCCCGACCGAAAGCATTCACCTGCAAGGCCGCTTCGACAACTTCCCGAAACGCCGTGGCGTCACCCGCGTCAACGAGTTGCTCGAAGCCGGGATGAACGTATGTTTCGGCCAGGATTCGATCGTCGATCCGTGGTATCCACTGGGCAACGGCAACATCCTGCGTGTGCTTGAAGCGGGCCTGCACATTTGCCACATGCTCGGTTACCGCAACCTGCAAAGCGCGCTGGATCTGGTGACCGACAACAGCGCAAAAACCATGGCGCTGGGCGACCGTTATGGACTGGAGCGCGGGCGCCCGGCGAACCTGCTGATCCTGTCAGCGGACAGCGATTACGAGGTGATTCGTAGCCAGGGTCTGCCGCTGTACTCGATTCGCGGGGGTGAGGTTTTGATGAAACGGCAGATGCCGAGCGTGGAATGGCCGCAGCAGGTTTGA
- the codB gene encoding cytosine permease, which yields MAQNDPGNDYPLSEVPMHARKGLASTAMVLLGFTFFTATMFAGGKLGVAFSFAEMMAVIVVGNLLLGIYAAALGYIAFKSGLNSVLMGRFCFGEVGSKLSDLILGFTQIGWYAWGTATAAVVLGKYFELSEGTVLGLMVLFGMVFCATAYVGYRGLEILSYIAVPAMMLLLMLSMWVATVKVGGFDGLLAVIPTGTLDWSTAITLVFGTFVSGATQATNWTRFSRSARVAVLASLIGFFIGNGLMVLIGAYGAIVYQQPDVVEVLLLQGFAMAAMAMLLLNIWSTQDNTIYNFAVAGCNLLRTGRRKTVTLAGAVIGTLLALLGMYDMLVPYLILLGTVIPPIGGVIMADFFFRYRGQYPRLAEARLPAFNWSGLSAYAVGTIAAFSSPWVAPLVGIAAAALTYVLLTGVLGVRTAVAPLQDL from the coding sequence ATGGCGCAGAACGATCCCGGCAACGATTACCCGCTCAGCGAAGTACCGATGCATGCCCGCAAGGGCCTTGCCTCCACGGCCATGGTGCTGCTGGGTTTCACCTTCTTCACCGCGACCATGTTTGCCGGCGGCAAGCTCGGCGTGGCGTTCAGTTTTGCCGAGATGATGGCGGTGATCGTTGTCGGCAATCTGCTGCTCGGCATCTACGCGGCGGCGCTCGGTTACATCGCCTTCAAAAGCGGCCTCAACTCAGTGCTGATGGGGCGTTTCTGCTTTGGCGAAGTCGGCAGCAAGCTCAGCGATTTGATCCTCGGCTTCACCCAGATCGGCTGGTACGCCTGGGGCACCGCCACCGCTGCGGTGGTGCTCGGCAAATATTTCGAGCTGAGCGAAGGCACGGTACTTGGGCTGATGGTGCTGTTCGGCATGGTGTTTTGCGCCACCGCGTATGTCGGTTATCGCGGACTGGAAATCCTCTCCTACATCGCGGTGCCGGCGATGATGTTGCTGCTGATGCTGTCGATGTGGGTTGCCACGGTGAAGGTCGGCGGCTTCGACGGTTTGCTCGCGGTGATACCGACGGGAACACTTGACTGGTCGACCGCCATCACGCTGGTGTTCGGCACCTTCGTCAGCGGCGCGACGCAAGCGACAAACTGGACACGCTTCTCGCGTTCGGCACGGGTGGCGGTGCTGGCGAGCCTGATCGGCTTCTTCATCGGCAACGGCCTGATGGTGTTGATCGGCGCTTACGGCGCAATCGTCTACCAGCAACCGGACGTGGTCGAAGTGCTGTTGCTGCAAGGTTTTGCGATGGCTGCGATGGCCATGTTGCTGCTCAATATCTGGAGCACCCAGGACAACACCATCTACAACTTCGCCGTCGCCGGTTGCAATCTGCTGCGCACCGGGCGGCGCAAAACCGTGACCCTGGCCGGCGCGGTGATCGGCACGCTGCTGGCGCTGCTGGGCATGTACGACATGCTGGTGCCGTACCTGATTCTGCTCGGCACGGTGATTCCGCCGATCGGCGGAGTGATCATGGCGGACTTTTTCTTCCGTTATCGCGGTCAATATCCACGACTGGCTGAAGCCCGGCTGCCGGCGTTCAACTGGTCCGGACTGAGTGCCTACGCCGTCGGCACCATTGCCGCGTTCAGCTCGCCGTGGGTCGCGCCGCTGGTAGGCATTGCCGCTGCCGCGCTAACGTATGTGTTATTGACCGGCGTGCTGGGTGTCCGCACCGCCGTCGCACCACTACAAGATCTATAA
- a CDS encoding alpha/beta fold hydrolase, translated as MTDWPLAQTYRFNGHCVRYAMRGDGPPLVFVHGTPFSSYVWHRIAPHFIATHRVYYFDLLGYGQSEKISGDVSLGVQNELLAQLLDHWGLQQPDVVAHDFGGATALRTHLLNGKNYRSLTLIDPVALTPWGSPFVKHVRQHQAAFSGLPDYIQRAIVPAYIRGAIQRDIPDEELAPYVQPWLGDSGQAAFYRQIAQMDERYTQEAEPLYPSIRCPVQILWGEDDQWIPIERGRALHRLIPGSHFHAIANAGHLLQEDAPEAIVAALLRFLPLSRNP; from the coding sequence ATGACTGACTGGCCGCTGGCTCAGACTTATCGTTTCAACGGACATTGCGTTCGCTACGCCATGCGCGGTGACGGGCCGCCGTTGGTGTTTGTGCATGGCACGCCGTTTTCTTCCTATGTGTGGCACCGCATCGCGCCGCACTTTATCGCCACGCATCGGGTGTATTACTTCGATCTGCTGGGTTACGGGCAGTCCGAGAAAATCAGCGGCGACGTGTCCCTCGGCGTGCAGAACGAACTGCTGGCGCAACTGCTCGACCACTGGGGCCTGCAGCAACCCGACGTGGTCGCTCACGATTTCGGCGGCGCCACCGCGCTGCGCACGCATTTGCTCAACGGCAAAAACTACCGCAGCCTGACGCTGATCGATCCGGTGGCGCTGACGCCCTGGGGTTCGCCGTTCGTGAAGCATGTGCGCCAGCATCAAGCGGCGTTCAGCGGCCTGCCGGATTACATCCAGCGCGCAATTGTGCCGGCCTATATTCGTGGCGCGATCCAACGCGACATCCCTGACGAGGAACTGGCGCCCTACGTGCAGCCATGGCTCGGCGACTCGGGCCAAGCGGCGTTCTACCGGCAGATCGCACAAATGGACGAGCGCTATACGCAGGAAGCCGAACCGCTGTACCCGAGCATTCGCTGCCCGGTACAGATTCTCTGGGGCGAAGATGATCAGTGGATCCCGATCGAGCGCGGGCGCGCGTTGCACCGGTTGATCCCGGGATCGCACTTCCACGCCATTGCCAATGCCGGGCACCTGCTGCAAGAAGATGCGCCGGAAGCGATCGTCGCGGCGCTGCTGCGGTTTTTGCCGTTGTCGCGCAATCCTTAG